The nucleotide sequence GCGCGCGCGATATCGTCGAGCATTGCGGAGTCCCGCGCTTCGTCTTCAGCGACTTTCCGCTGGGCAACCCCACCGGCAAGCCGTTCGACCTCGACATGCAGCGCGAGGTCCTGTCCCTGGGGCTCGACCTCCTCGTCAATGCGACTGCCGCCGGCACCACGGTGGTCACGCCCTACGAGTGGAGCGCGGACCACTCCTGGAAGGACAAGGTCCTCACCAAGGCGCAGCCGTTCCTCGACCCCGAGGCCACGCGGAAGTGGCTGGAGCGCAAGGAGACGTATCGCGCCCTGAAGGCGACGGGGAAGATCTAGCGGATGCCGCGCAGCGGGACGGAGTTGGTGGACGGCGGAATGACCGACCGGATGTGGAACCGCATTACACGGGCGTTGATCGACACGGGCCGGCCACCGCACTACGCGGAGCTTGCTCGCTCGCTCGGTGTGAGTCCCGCCGAGAGCCGGACGGCCCTTCACGCCGTCCTGCAAGCGTACCCGATCGGATGGCTGCATCCCGAGACGGACTACATCGCCTCGTTCCCGCCCCTGAATGGCCTGCCCACCCAGTACCGGGTGACGGTGCGCGGGGAGCAGAAGTGGTTCGCCCAGTGCGGGTTCGAGGCGACGTCGGTGACCTGGCTCTTTCCGGGAGAACGCGTGCGGATCGACGCCGCCTGTCTCGACTGCGGCGACCCGCTGACCGTCGAGATGCTCGACGGCCGCCTCACGTGGATCGATCCCCCGACCGTCGTCGGTCACCTGAACTACGGGAGTTGGCCCGTCACGGGGCCGCCCGCCATTTTTGTGAACGGGCATGAACCTCTTCTGGTCGGAAGAGCATGCCCGGCGCTGGGAGCAATTCCGCCCCGAGTCCGAAGAGGGGTTCATCTCCCTGCCGGAGCTGGCGGGCCTCTTTGGCACCGAGTCGCGGCAGCACATGCTGGATGCCGACTACCTGTCGCGCTGGTACCCGATGCGCGCGGCTGAACGCCGCGAGTACCTCGCGCGGATTGGCAAGGCGTCGCCCTTCTGGCTCGGCACGCCGGCCCCGAGCGACAAGTAGCGGGGTCAGGTCTTGCATTACGACATTCGCGAGCACGCCGAGCTGTGATACCCACTCAGATGTCGTAATGCAAGACCTGACCCCTACAAGGAGGAAGCGCATGCGCCTGCTGATCGCGATCGTATCGCTCGCCGTTGTGGCCTTTTCCGGCCCGGCCCAGGAGGCGGCCGCCCAGGCCCCTGTCAAGATCGGCTTCCTCGCGCCGCTGTCCGGCGCCATCGCCCAGGCCGGCAAGGACATGTACAGCGGCTGCGAGTTGTACTGGGAGGAGAGCGGCTGGCAGCTCGCCGGCCGCAAGCTCGAGGTCATCCTGGAGGACAATGAGGGCGTGCCGGCCACCACGCTGGCCAAGGCGCGGAAGCTGGTCGAGTCCGATCGGGTCAACATGCTGGCGGGCGTCATCCTGTCCAATGTCGCCTACGCGCTCGTGCCGTACATCGAGTCCCAGGGCATCCCGACCATCTACCCGATCAACTCCGCCGACGACCTGACCCAGCGCAAGCGCCCCAAGTGGCTGATCCGCACCGGCTTCTCGGCCGGCGGCAACATGCATCCCTTCGGCGAGTACGCGGCGAAGGTGCTCGGCTACAAGAAGATCGCCATCGTGTCGCTCGACTACGCCTTCGGCTGGGAGATCGCCGGCGGCTTCCAGAAGACCTTCGAGGACAACGGCGGGCAGATCATCCAGAAGCTCTGGGTCCCGCTCAACGTGCAGGACTACGCGCCCTACATCGGCCAGATCCGGAAGGACGCCGACGCCGTGTTCGTGCTCGCCCTCGGGCGCTGGACGCTTCTCTTCGCCCAGCAGTGGGCGGCGAGCGGGCTCAAGGACAAGGTCCCGCTCATCGCGGGCGGGACCTATACCGACGAGCACGTCCTGCCCCAGCTCGGCGACGAATCGGTCGGCGTGATCAGCGCGCACCACTACTCGGCCGCGCTCGATACGCCGGCGAACCGGCGGTTCCGCGCGGCGTTCGAGAAGAAGTACAACCGCCTGCCCTCGTTCTACTCGGAGAACTGCTACACCGGCGCCCGCGTCGTGGCCGAGGCGGCCAAGGCCGTGGGCGGCCGCGTCGAGGACCGCGCCGCCTTCATGGCCGCGCTCCGCGCCGTCGAGATCACCGATGCCCCGCGCGGCCCGGTCAAGATGGATCCCTACGGGAACCCCACGCAGAACATCTACATCCGGAAGGTCGAGCGGGTGAACGGCAAGCTCCAGAACACCGTGATCTACACGTACCCGGCCGTCAGCCAGT is from Candidatus Methylomirabilota bacterium and encodes:
- a CDS encoding ABC transporter substrate-binding protein — protein: MRLLIAIVSLAVVAFSGPAQEAAAQAPVKIGFLAPLSGAIAQAGKDMYSGCELYWEESGWQLAGRKLEVILEDNEGVPATTLAKARKLVESDRVNMLAGVILSNVAYALVPYIESQGIPTIYPINSADDLTQRKRPKWLIRTGFSAGGNMHPFGEYAAKVLGYKKIAIVSLDYAFGWEIAGGFQKTFEDNGGQIIQKLWVPLNVQDYAPYIGQIRKDADAVFVLALGRWTLLFAQQWAASGLKDKVPLIAGGTYTDEHVLPQLGDESVGVISAHHYSAALDTPANRRFRAAFEKKYNRLPSFYSENCYTGARVVAEAAKAVGGRVEDRAAFMAALRAVEITDAPRGPVKMDPYGNPTQNIYIRKVERVNGKLQNTVIYTYPAVSQFWKYNPEEFLKQPVYSREFPPCRYC